The following are from one region of the Mus caroli chromosome 13, CAROLI_EIJ_v1.1, whole genome shotgun sequence genome:
- the LOC115029064 gene encoding zinc finger protein 728-like, with protein sequence MLSFRDVVIYFSEEEWECLEPAQWNLYRDVMLENYSNLVFLGLASSKPYLVTCLEQIQEISGGKCYKCKECGKVFVWTKVFQNHQMLDLGMNPYKCEECAKSFHSPSLSSKESRIHTGGKPYKCEVCGKAFCIPLLLSKHKIIHTVEKPCKCDICGKAFQYPSKLSRHKQIHSEEKPYKCEVCGMTFHFPSLLLVHKRIHTGENPYKCEVCGKAFRNSSFLSKHKIIHRGEKPYKCEVCDKDFHYPSRLYNHKKIHSGEKPYQCELCGKAFCFPSSLSKHKRIHTGEKPYKCKECGKPFCYRSSLSKHKIIHTGEKPYKCDLCGKAFHYPSLLSTHKVIHTGNKPYKCEVCGKAFHFSSQLSKHKKIHGAGDMAQ encoded by the exons ATGCTGTCATTCAGGGATGTGGTCATTTATTTCTCTGAAGAGGAGTGGGAATGCCTGGAGCCTGCTCAGTGGAATCTATACAgggatgtgatgctggagaattACAGCAACCTTGTGTTCCTGG GTCTTGCTTCGTCTAAGCCATATCTGGTCACATGTCTGGAGCAAATACAAGAGATTTCAG GAGGAAAATGCTATAAGTGCAAAGAGTGTGGCAAAGTCTTTGTGTGGACAAAAGTGTTCCAAAATCACCAGATGCTTGATTTAGGAATGAATCCCTACAAGTGTGAAGAATGTGCCAAGTCCTTCCATAGTCCATCATTAAGTTCTAAAGAGAGCAGAATTCATACAGGAGGAAAACCTTACAAATGTGAAGTTTGTGGCAAGGCCTTCTGCATTCCATTATTACTTTCTAAACACAAGATAATTCATACAGTAGAGAAACCCTGCAAGTGTGATAtatgtggcaaggccttccaATATCCTTCAAAACTTTCCAGACATAAACAGATTCATTCAGAAGAGAAACCATACAAATGTGAAGTATGTGGTATGACCTTCCATTTTCCATCATTACTTTTGGTACACAAgcgaattcatacaggagagaacccatacaagtgtgaagtatgtggcaaggccttccGCAATTCATCATTTCTTTCTAAACACAAAATAATTCATAGAGGAGAAAAACCCTACAAGTGTGAGGTATGTGATAAGGACTTCCATTATCCATCAAGACTTTACAACCATAAGAAAATCCATTCAGGAGAGAAACCATACCAGTGTGAATTATGTGGGAAggccttctgttttccttcatcaCTATCTAAACACAAGAgaattcacacaggagagaaaccatacaaATGTAAAGAGTGTGGAAAGCCCTTCTGCTATCGGTCCTCACTTTCTAAACACAAGAtcattcatacaggagagaaaccctacaagtgtgacttatgtggcaaggccttccaTTATCCATCATTACTTTCTACACACAAGGTAATTCATACAGGAAATaaaccctacaagtgtgaagtatgtggcaaAGCCTTCCATTTTTCCTCACAACTTTCCAAGCATAAGAAAattcatggggctggagacatggctcagtag